A window of Paremcibacter congregatus contains these coding sequences:
- the ptsP gene encoding phosphoenolpyruvate--protein phosphotransferase — translation MTPVSNAPRQLLRRLHAIMAGAGTAEQRLTDIVRLVASNVIAEVCSVYFLRGGEILELFATEGLKESAVHQTRLRVGEGLVGHIAATGMPLNLPNAQKHPKFVYRVETGEEDYQSLLGVPILRSGKVVGVVVVQNKTHRHYMEEEKESLQTVAMVLAELLGSGELLDPLEQQEATLERAATSRFEGVVFAEGMAEGVAVFHEPKIEVVKHLTDNIVQEKVRLDVALDALQKQIEDMMSAEDMRHQGEHREILDVYMLFAKDKGWKNKILDIIDTGLTAEAAVEKVQLDNRQRMQQMADPYMRERLSDLDDLANRLNRHLMGRVGTAASANLPEKVILVARNMGPADLLDYDREKICGVILQNGSQTAHVSIVARALGIPMVGNMEEALLEVAEGEQVIVNGIDGVVYFSPPPEILQSYQENIESRNVLLAKYAALRDKPAKTLDGVEVELMINAGLSIDMDGLERTGANGVGLFRTEFQFMVSESLPRVGPQADFYRDILEAANGKPVVFRTLDIGGDKPVSFLKRDHEANPALGWRAIRIAFDRPALLRYQVRALLKAAEGRELNIMFPMISDVTEFKMARDILNKEIDRQIKRKVTLPSKVKVGTMLEVPALIWQLDNLLPMIDFMSIGSNDLMQFFFACDRENAKLAGRYDPISPPALLMLKSIVDKCNEHQVPLTLCGEIGGKPVTALALIAIGFRRLSIAPASVGPIKMMIRSVNLADVESYMMGLLSRSDHSLRGLLTTFAKDHGIKI, via the coding sequence TTGACTCCGGTTAGTAATGCGCCTCGTCAACTTTTAAGACGTCTACATGCTATTATGGCGGGAGCCGGTACAGCCGAGCAACGCCTGACAGATATAGTACGTCTTGTTGCCAGCAACGTGATTGCCGAAGTCTGCTCTGTCTATTTTCTGCGGGGCGGTGAAATCCTCGAGTTATTTGCCACAGAAGGTCTGAAAGAATCCGCGGTCCACCAAACCCGTCTTCGGGTCGGGGAAGGTCTTGTCGGCCATATTGCCGCCACCGGCATGCCCCTCAATTTGCCAAATGCCCAGAAACATCCGAAATTCGTTTATCGGGTGGAAACCGGGGAAGAAGACTATCAGTCTCTTCTCGGCGTGCCGATTCTGCGGTCAGGCAAAGTTGTCGGCGTGGTGGTGGTGCAGAACAAGACACATCGCCATTATATGGAGGAAGAAAAGGAATCCTTGCAGACGGTCGCCATGGTGTTGGCGGAATTGCTTGGCAGCGGTGAATTGCTTGACCCGTTGGAGCAGCAGGAAGCAACCCTGGAACGGGCGGCGACATCGCGCTTTGAAGGCGTGGTCTTTGCGGAGGGCATGGCCGAAGGCGTAGCGGTTTTTCATGAACCTAAAATCGAGGTGGTCAAACATCTGACCGACAATATCGTTCAGGAAAAAGTGCGTCTGGATGTGGCGCTGGATGCCTTGCAAAAGCAAATTGAGGACATGATGTCGGCGGAGGACATGCGCCATCAGGGCGAACACCGTGAAATTCTCGACGTCTATATGCTGTTCGCCAAGGATAAGGGCTGGAAGAATAAAATCCTTGATATCATTGATACAGGGTTGACGGCGGAAGCCGCCGTGGAAAAGGTTCAGCTCGACAATCGACAACGCATGCAACAGATGGCCGATCCTTATATGCGGGAACGGTTGAGTGACCTGGATGATCTTGCCAACCGCCTGAATCGTCACCTGATGGGGCGCGTGGGCACGGCGGCGTCAGCCAATTTGCCGGAGAAGGTGATTTTGGTCGCCCGCAACATGGGGCCGGCCGATTTGCTGGATTATGACCGGGAAAAAATTTGCGGTGTCATTTTGCAGAATGGATCACAAACGGCACATGTGTCCATTGTGGCCCGGGCCCTGGGCATTCCCATGGTCGGCAATATGGAAGAAGCCTTGCTGGAAGTGGCCGAAGGTGAACAGGTGATCGTCAATGGAATTGACGGTGTGGTTTATTTTTCACCGCCGCCGGAAATTCTGCAGAGCTATCAGGAAAATATCGAATCACGTAATGTGCTTCTGGCTAAATATGCCGCTCTGCGGGACAAGCCGGCCAAGACCCTGGACGGCGTTGAAGTGGAGCTGATGATCAATGCAGGGCTGAGTATTGATATGGATGGCCTGGAGCGTACCGGGGCCAACGGAGTCGGGCTGTTTCGAACGGAATTTCAGTTTATGGTTAGCGAGTCCCTGCCCCGTGTCGGGCCGCAGGCGGACTTTTACCGGGATATTCTGGAAGCGGCAAATGGCAAGCCGGTCGTGTTCCGCACCCTGGATATTGGCGGTGATAAACCGGTGTCTTTCTTGAAGCGGGATCATGAAGCCAATCCCGCCCTCGGCTGGCGCGCGATCCGGATTGCGTTTGATCGACCGGCGTTGCTGCGGTATCAGGTTCGGGCATTGTTGAAGGCGGCAGAGGGCCGGGAACTGAACATCATGTTTCCGATGATTTCTGACGTGACCGAGTTTAAAATGGCGCGGGATATCCTGAATAAGGAAATTGATCGCCAGATCAAACGTAAGGTAACCCTGCCGAGCAAGGTGAAGGTGGGCACGATGCTGGAAGTGCCGGCATTGATCTGGCAACTGGACAATTTATTACCGATGATTGATTTTATGTCCATCGGCAGCAATGATCTGATGCAGTTCTTTTTTGCCTGTGATCGGGAGAATGCAAAACTCGCCGGGCGCTATGACCCGATTTCTCCTCCGGCGTTGCTGATGTTGAAGAGCATTGTCGATAAATGTAACGAACATCAGGTGCCGCTGACCTTGTGCGGAGAAATCGGGGGTAAGCCGGTGACGGCATTGGCTCTGATTGCTATCGGGTTTCGTCGGTTGTCCATTGCGCCAGCGTCGGTTGGGCCCATAAAAATGATGATTCGCAGCGTAAATCTCGCCGATGTGGAAAGTTATATGATGGGATTGCTGAGTCGTTCTGATCATAGCCTTCGGGGGTTGTTGACGACCTTTGCCAAGGATCACGGCATCAAAATATAG
- the grxC gene encoding glutaredoxin 3, whose protein sequence is MSKVTIYTKMMCPYCVDAKLLLTEKGQAFDEIDIGRNPDQRPVMIDRASGGHTVPQIFIGDTHVGGCDELYALERAGKLDAMLA, encoded by the coding sequence ATGTCTAAAGTAACAATTTATACCAAGATGATGTGCCCTTATTGTGTGGATGCGAAACTGTTGTTGACCGAAAAGGGACAGGCCTTTGACGAAATTGATATTGGCCGAAACCCGGACCAGCGTCCGGTGATGATTGATCGGGCGTCCGGCGGCCATACCGTGCCACAGATTTTTATCGGTGATACACATGTGGGGGGGTGTGATGAACTCTATGCGCTTGAACGGGCCGGGAAACTTGACGCCATGCTGGCTTAA
- a CDS encoding NAD(P)H-dependent flavin oxidoreductase, whose protein sequence is MSISGQTRLQELWQKGKDFLGVEHAILGGAMSWVSERNLVAAISNAGGFGVIACGSMTPDLLDAEISGTKALTKKPFAVNLITMHPQISDLIDVCLRHEMSHVVLAGGIPAATDIKRLKEGGAKVICFAPALVLAKKLIRSGADAIVIEGSEAGGHIGPVSTSVLAQEILPHIKDVPVFVAGGIGRGETMASYLEMGASGVQLGTLFVCATECIAHENFKKAFIRGNSRDAITSVQIDPRFPVIPVRALKNKASESFMEAQRTIISRHQSGELDMKEAQLEIEHYWAGALRKAVIDGDVDGGSLMAGQIVGTVKSELPTQEIVDNLIDQAIEYLSTE, encoded by the coding sequence ATGAGTATTTCGGGTCAGACGCGGCTGCAGGAATTATGGCAAAAAGGTAAGGATTTTCTCGGGGTGGAACATGCCATTCTGGGCGGCGCCATGAGTTGGGTTTCAGAGCGGAACCTGGTGGCGGCGATTTCTAACGCCGGCGGTTTTGGCGTTATTGCCTGTGGCAGCATGACTCCGGACCTTCTTGATGCCGAAATTTCCGGTACGAAGGCTCTGACGAAGAAACCCTTTGCAGTGAATTTGATCACCATGCATCCTCAGATCAGTGATTTGATTGATGTATGTTTGCGCCATGAGATGTCTCATGTCGTTCTCGCCGGAGGAATTCCGGCGGCAACCGATATAAAACGTCTGAAAGAAGGCGGCGCGAAAGTGATCTGTTTTGCCCCTGCGCTGGTGTTGGCCAAGAAATTGATCCGGTCCGGCGCCGATGCGATTGTGATTGAAGGCTCCGAAGCGGGAGGTCATATCGGTCCGGTGTCCACGTCGGTTCTGGCGCAGGAAATATTGCCGCATATCAAAGATGTGCCGGTATTTGTTGCCGGCGGGATTGGCCGTGGCGAAACCATGGCGTCTTATCTTGAAATGGGCGCTTCTGGCGTGCAATTGGGGACCTTGTTTGTTTGTGCAACAGAATGTATTGCCCATGAAAACTTCAAGAAAGCCTTTATTCGGGGCAATAGCCGGGATGCGATCACCTCGGTTCAGATTGATCCGCGCTTTCCGGTGATCCCGGTACGGGCGTTGAAAAACAAGGCCTCTGAATCCTTTATGGAAGCCCAGCGCACCATCATTTCCCGACATCAATCCGGGGAACTGGATATGAAAGAAGCTCAACTTGAGATTGAACACTACTGGGCCGGAGCGTTGCGCAAAGCCGTAATCGACGGTGATGTGGACGGCGGATCATTGATGGCCGGGCAAATTGTCGGTACCGTCAAAAGTGAACTGCCCACGCAGGAAATCGTGGATAACCTGATTGACCAAGCTATTGAGTATTTATCTACAGAGTGA
- the mobA gene encoding molybdenum cofactor guanylyltransferase MobA → MTQTSKTLGVILAGGASQRFQSSDPGGSGHDKFLAPFGTTTLLGHIIDRAAVQVDLLLLNVNGDPARVEDYGLDIIADQTLDQGPLAGLMAALTWAEQKGYDHVVSFSADCPFFPLDYRTRLEAAVQDQKTLIAIASSSHRPHPVMGLFPVSLQRDLAEYLKSGNRRVMQWVERHAYKKVVWDDKERDPFFNINTRAELAQAEKYLTLQQRP, encoded by the coding sequence ATGACGCAGACGTCAAAAACGCTGGGTGTGATCCTCGCTGGCGGGGCGTCGCAACGATTTCAATCTTCTGATCCGGGCGGGTCCGGGCACGATAAATTCCTGGCGCCTTTCGGGACCACCACGTTGCTGGGTCATATTATTGACCGGGCGGCGGTTCAGGTGGATCTACTGCTTTTAAACGTCAATGGTGATCCGGCCCGGGTTGAAGACTATGGACTGGACATTATCGCGGATCAAACTTTGGATCAAGGCCCTCTGGCGGGATTAATGGCGGCCCTGACGTGGGCAGAACAAAAAGGCTATGACCACGTTGTCAGCTTTTCTGCAGACTGTCCTTTCTTTCCGCTGGATTACAGGACACGGCTGGAAGCCGCGGTACAAGATCAGAAGACTTTAATTGCCATCGCTTCTTCGTCGCATCGTCCGCATCCGGTGATGGGGTTGTTTCCTGTATCATTGCAGCGGGATCTGGCGGAATATCTCAAATCCGGTAATCGTCGGGTGATGCAATGGGTGGAAAGACACGCCTATAAAAAAGTTGTCTGGGACGACAAAGAGCGAGACCCGTTCTTCAATATTAACACCCGCGCCGAACTTGCGCAGGCGGAAAAATATTTGACGCTGCAGCAGCGGCCCTAG
- a CDS encoding GNAT family N-acetyltransferase: MNEKFTSRLATLADIPQVRSLMDAAIFTLQKEFLTPDQVTASVEAMGLDTTLIEDSTYFVILDQKTIVGCGGWSRRATLFGGNQTIGRDDALLNPAQDPARIRAMYTHPDWKRQGIGRMILGLCEAAAQAEGFHRLELAATLSGVPLYRAAGYHDVEKFTAQTSQNIDVPLVRMAKNL, from the coding sequence ATGAACGAAAAATTTACCTCCCGTCTGGCCACGCTAGCCGACATTCCTCAAGTCAGAAGCCTGATGGACGCCGCGATTTTCACACTACAAAAAGAATTTCTAACCCCGGATCAGGTCACAGCCTCGGTTGAAGCCATGGGACTGGACACCACCCTGATTGAAGACAGCACCTATTTTGTCATCCTGGACCAGAAAACAATTGTTGGCTGTGGAGGGTGGAGCCGCCGCGCCACCTTGTTTGGCGGCAATCAGACCATCGGCCGGGATGACGCCCTCCTGAACCCGGCTCAGGATCCGGCAAGAATCCGGGCGATGTATACCCACCCGGACTGGAAACGCCAAGGCATAGGACGCATGATCCTTGGACTGTGCGAAGCCGCTGCGCAGGCCGAAGGCTTTCACAGGCTTGAACTGGCGGCCACTCTTTCCGGCGTACCGCTCTATCGCGCCGCCGGATATCACGATGTCGAGAAATTCACCGCCCAAACATCGCAAAACATTGATGTTCCCTTGGTGAGAATGGCGAAAAACCTCTAG
- a CDS encoding DUF1178 family protein, producing MIVFDLKCEENHVFEAWFRSSDAYQDQVSAEQIECPFCGSSRVSKSLMSPNISSKGDKPSSDELEIFAAEHMVAASANVPETIETSAEDVKRALQHMHETMKKYRNHVKQECEYVGENFAEEARAIHEGTAVKRGIYGEATLEDTEELLSEGVDILPVPGLGKLDS from the coding sequence ATGATTGTTTTTGACCTTAAATGTGAAGAAAATCATGTATTTGAAGCATGGTTTCGGAGCAGTGATGCCTATCAAGACCAGGTATCGGCTGAGCAGATTGAATGCCCGTTTTGCGGCAGCAGCCGGGTGTCCAAATCCCTGATGTCCCCAAATATCAGTTCCAAGGGTGATAAACCATCCTCTGATGAACTGGAAATTTTCGCCGCCGAACATATGGTTGCGGCGAGCGCCAACGTGCCTGAAACCATTGAAACCAGTGCTGAAGATGTCAAGCGCGCTCTACAGCATATGCATGAGACGATGAAGAAATATCGCAACCATGTGAAGCAGGAATGCGAATATGTTGGCGAGAATTTTGCTGAGGAGGCCCGCGCCATTCACGAAGGTACGGCGGTAAAACGCGGGATCTATGGTGAAGCTACCCTGGAAGATACCGAGGAATTACTCAGCGAAGGCGTTGATATTCTGCCGGTACCGGGGCTTGGCAAGCTGGACAGCTGA
- the ubiG gene encoding bifunctional 2-polyprenyl-6-hydroxyphenol methylase/3-demethylubiquinol 3-O-methyltransferase UbiG, translating into MTAASEKTSSASASVDPAEIAHFSAMAATWWDPKGPFKPLHNLNPTRIAFARDSLCRHFNRDPKDAEPLQGLRILDIGCGGGLLTEPMTRLGATMVGADASEKNIKTAQAHANDMELDIDYRNITAEELADAGEKFDAILNMEVIEHVADIPSFLTACHGLLKDEGCMVMSTLNRTAKSWIMAIAGAEYIMRWLPKGTHDWQKFLKPSELSRALRSTGFETLDLKGMVYHPLSGEWSLDDHDFSVNYLILTEKKQDG; encoded by the coding sequence ATGACCGCCGCATCAGAAAAAACATCTTCCGCATCTGCCTCTGTAGACCCGGCTGAGATCGCGCATTTCTCCGCCATGGCCGCCACCTGGTGGGATCCCAAAGGTCCTTTCAAGCCCCTGCATAACCTTAATCCAACCCGGATTGCCTTTGCCCGCGACAGCCTGTGTCGGCATTTCAATCGTGATCCGAAGGATGCGGAACCTTTACAGGGGTTGCGAATTCTCGACATCGGTTGCGGCGGCGGATTGCTGACCGAACCCATGACCCGTCTGGGGGCTACCATGGTCGGGGCCGATGCTTCTGAAAAAAATATCAAAACTGCTCAGGCCCACGCCAACGATATGGAACTGGATATTGATTATCGCAACATCACCGCAGAAGAACTGGCCGATGCCGGCGAAAAGTTCGATGCCATCCTCAATATGGAAGTAATTGAGCATGTGGCCGACATTCCTTCTTTTCTGACGGCTTGTCACGGCCTTTTGAAAGACGAGGGCTGCATGGTCATGTCAACCCTGAACCGAACGGCCAAGTCCTGGATCATGGCCATTGCCGGTGCGGAATATATCATGCGCTGGTTGCCCAAAGGCACCCATGACTGGCAAAAATTCCTCAAGCCCTCCGAACTCAGCCGGGCCCTACGCTCCACAGGCTTTGAAACACTAGACCTGAAAGGCATGGTCTATCACCCTCTGTCCGGGGAATGGTCACTTGATGATCATGATTTCTCGGTAAATTACTTGATACTGACAGAAAAAAAACAAGATGGCTGA
- a CDS encoding carbon-nitrogen hydrolase family protein, with protein sequence MDQTTFKIGLVQMSSGNQRADNMVVADNLIREAVARGADLVMTPEMTTLIGLDRTALMEQIFTEASDPSLKQFQRLARDLGIWLMIGSMAVRVGDKIANRCYMIDPTGLIVNRYDKIHMFDVDLPNGESYRESRSYEAGAWAVISETPWGKLGHSICYDVRFPGLYRTLAQAGAQMLTVPAAFTRVTGEAHWHILLRARAIENGVFVFAPAQTGTHENAKGVRRETYGHSLIVDPWGNILDDGGTDVGVTVAEIDLALCDQARERIPSLAHDREFKVRL encoded by the coding sequence GTGGATCAGACAACATTTAAAATTGGCCTCGTACAAATGTCGTCCGGTAACCAGAGGGCGGATAATATGGTCGTGGCGGACAACTTGATCCGCGAGGCGGTCGCCCGGGGGGCGGATCTGGTGATGACGCCGGAAATGACGACTCTTATAGGACTGGATCGTACGGCGCTGATGGAGCAGATTTTCACCGAAGCCTCTGATCCGAGCCTGAAACAGTTTCAGAGGCTGGCGCGGGATCTGGGTATCTGGTTGATGATCGGTTCGATGGCCGTGCGGGTTGGGGATAAAATCGCCAACCGGTGCTATATGATTGACCCCACGGGATTGATAGTGAACCGCTATGATAAAATTCACATGTTTGATGTGGATTTGCCGAATGGCGAGAGCTATCGCGAATCCCGGTCTTATGAAGCGGGCGCCTGGGCGGTGATCAGTGAAACTCCCTGGGGAAAGCTTGGCCATAGCATTTGTTATGATGTACGCTTTCCGGGGCTTTATCGCACCCTGGCCCAGGCCGGGGCGCAGATGTTGACGGTTCCGGCGGCCTTCACCCGGGTGACCGGAGAAGCCCATTGGCATATATTGCTCAGGGCACGGGCGATTGAGAATGGTGTTTTTGTCTTTGCGCCGGCGCAAACCGGGACTCATGAAAACGCCAAGGGCGTTCGACGGGAAACTTATGGCCATTCACTAATTGTTGACCCCTGGGGCAATATACTAGATGATGGAGGGACGGATGTTGGCGTCACGGTGGCTGAAATTGATCTTGCGTTATGTGATCAGGCCCGGGAACGCATTCCCTCACTGGCCCATGACCGCGAATTCAAGGTGAGGCTTTAA
- a CDS encoding helix-turn-helix domain-containing protein encodes MNHNLVLEEDINQAGARPEDVAARVTVGQKLMQAREEKGALNLAEISQELCIRPHLLAALEQDDFNKFPSACYASGFLKNYAAYLGLNVTQIVAQYQKEYNGSSKKVDLKFIEVEKTHNYGQMMTLSFIVLSLLALYGVWHAMGQKNQMMLSALPEMSDVASNILAQVAETTRGDSEIAQVNIASETLQAETIQIAAVQEKPVPAPVVREEEPEKQDSHFTLMQQAQATPLDAKVRTPVADQVRLSVTQDSWVRVISAEKDVLVDRILLAGEEFYMADRAGMTLMTSNAGAVSLFVGAVPVSSLGKAGEIRHNISLDKADLLTTTARLSH; translated from the coding sequence GTGAATCATAATCTTGTCTTAGAAGAAGATATCAATCAAGCAGGCGCCCGCCCGGAAGATGTGGCGGCCCGGGTGACCGTCGGTCAGAAATTGATGCAGGCTCGCGAAGAAAAGGGCGCGCTCAATCTGGCAGAGATCTCACAGGAACTTTGCATTCGGCCGCATTTGCTGGCCGCATTGGAGCAGGATGACTTTAATAAGTTTCCTTCTGCCTGCTATGCCTCCGGATTTTTAAAGAATTATGCAGCCTATCTCGGCTTGAATGTCACGCAAATCGTCGCGCAATATCAAAAAGAATATAACGGGAGCAGCAAGAAGGTTGACCTGAAATTCATCGAGGTGGAGAAAACCCATAATTACGGTCAGATGATGACGCTGTCCTTTATTGTTTTGAGCCTGTTGGCGCTCTACGGCGTGTGGCACGCGATGGGACAAAAAAACCAGATGATGCTGTCAGCGTTGCCGGAAATGTCCGATGTGGCCTCTAATATCCTGGCGCAAGTCGCAGAAACAACCCGGGGCGATTCTGAAATTGCGCAGGTGAATATTGCTTCGGAAACTCTGCAAGCCGAAACTATCCAGATCGCAGCGGTTCAAGAAAAACCTGTTCCGGCGCCAGTTGTCAGAGAAGAAGAGCCTGAGAAGCAAGACAGTCATTTTACACTGATGCAGCAGGCCCAGGCGACTCCATTGGATGCCAAGGTAAGGACGCCGGTTGCAGACCAGGTTCGCCTGAGCGTTACACAGGATTCCTGGGTACGGGTGATCAGTGCGGAAAAAGATGTTCTTGTTGACCGCATTCTTTTGGCGGGGGAAGAGTTCTATATGGCGGATCGGGCCGGGATGACCTTGATGACCAGCAATGCCGGGGCAGTGTCTCTGTTTGTTGGTGCCGTTCCTGTATCTTCCTTGGGCAAGGCTGGTGAAATTCGACACAATATCAGCCTTGATAAGGCGGATCTGTTGACGACAACGGCGCGATTGTCTCATTGA
- a CDS encoding aspartate kinase has protein sequence MSRIVMKFGGTSVADLDRIRIVADRVKREVDAGNQVAVVVSAMSGTTDQLVNWVEEASPLHDAREYDTVVSSGEQVTAGLLALTLQNKGVSARSWLGWQVPMKTNTVHGSARIEDIDTTEMQKRLDDDVVCVMAGFQGISSDNRITTLGRGGSDTSAVALAAALKADRCDIYTDVEGVYTTDPRIVSAARKLDKVTYEEMLEMASLGAKVLQTRSVAMAMNHGVRVQVLSSFTDTPGTLVVDEEEIVEKQVVSGIAYAKNEAKITLVGVENTPGIAGKIFGPLADDNVNVDMIIQNISEDGKKTDLTFTVPEGDIEKSTEILQKSGHVRYAKLMADKDVVKISVIGVGMRSHAGVAARMFETLAEKGINIQVISTSEIKISVLIAAEYTELAVRALHTVFGLDSDQA, from the coding sequence ATGTCACGTATAGTAATGAAATTTGGCGGCACGTCTGTTGCTGACCTTGACCGGATTCGGATTGTTGCCGACCGGGTCAAGCGAGAAGTCGATGCCGGAAATCAGGTCGCGGTCGTGGTATCAGCCATGTCCGGGACGACAGATCAGCTGGTCAACTGGGTGGAAGAAGCCTCCCCCCTGCATGACGCGCGGGAATATGATACGGTGGTCTCCTCGGGAGAACAGGTCACCGCGGGCCTTCTGGCCTTGACCCTGCAAAATAAAGGCGTGTCTGCCCGCTCCTGGCTGGGCTGGCAGGTGCCTATGAAGACAAACACCGTGCATGGCTCCGCCCGGATTGAGGATATCGATACGACGGAGATGCAGAAACGTCTTGATGATGATGTTGTGTGTGTGATGGCCGGATTTCAGGGTATTTCCTCTGATAATCGCATCACGACACTGGGACGTGGCGGCTCAGATACCTCTGCGGTGGCCTTGGCGGCAGCCCTGAAGGCTGACCGCTGCGATATTTATACGGATGTGGAAGGGGTCTATACCACCGACCCGCGGATTGTATCTGCGGCGCGGAAGCTGGATAAGGTCACTTATGAGGAAATGCTGGAAATGGCGTCTTTGGGTGCCAAGGTCCTGCAGACCCGCTCGGTTGCCATGGCCATGAACCACGGGGTTCGGGTTCAGGTGTTGTCGAGTTTTACAGATACCCCAGGTACTCTGGTTGTTGATGAGGAAGAAATTGTGGAAAAACAAGTCGTGAGCGGCATTGCCTATGCCAAGAATGAAGCTAAAATTACCCTGGTGGGGGTGGAAAACACTCCGGGTATTGCCGGCAAGATCTTTGGTCCTCTGGCTGATGACAATGTCAATGTGGATATGATCATTCAGAATATTTCCGAAGACGGCAAGAAAACAGACCTTACGTTCACGGTGCCGGAAGGTGATATTGAGAAATCGACGGAGATTCTCCAGAAGTCAGGTCATGTGCGCTATGCGAAACTGATGGCGGACAAAGATGTGGTCAAGATTTCTGTCATCGGGGTGGGCATGCGGTCCCATGCCGGAGTTGCGGCGCGGATGTTTGAAACCCTGGCGGAAAAAGGCATCAACATTCAGGTGATTTCCACGTCAGAAATTAAAATCAGTGTGCTGATTGCGGCCGAATATACTGAACTTGCCGTGCGCGCCCTTCATACCGTTTTTGGTCTTGATTCCGATCAGGCTTGA
- the fdhD gene encoding formate dehydrogenase accessory sulfurtransferase FdhD, with the protein MAEPTDHSQPRIWRPDRSWIEQRDVAREIPLALEYNCVSHAVMMVSPFDLEDFILGFSLTEGIIDNIHDVIEHTIGSDNKPNPHRGRVARLEITPACFQRLDEFKRSLAGRTGCGLCGVDRLEHAIRPLHPVKSQLSVKAEVIHDSMQRLKAEQVQNHITGALHAAAFVAPDGKILCVREDIGRHNALDKLIGHMMRHKIAPADGFALITSRCSFEMVHKCASFGIPVLAAVSATTDLAIHLAQDADLTLVAFARKEGMNIYCDPKGRINFAQEGI; encoded by the coding sequence ATGGCTGAGCCCACGGATCACAGCCAACCCCGTATCTGGCGGCCCGACCGATCATGGATCGAACAACGGGATGTGGCCCGGGAAATCCCCCTGGCGCTGGAGTATAATTGTGTCAGCCATGCGGTTATGATGGTATCCCCGTTCGATCTGGAAGACTTTATTCTCGGTTTCAGCCTCACCGAAGGCATAATCGACAACATTCATGATGTGATTGAACATACCATAGGATCGGATAACAAACCCAATCCTCATAGGGGCAGAGTAGCCCGTCTCGAAATCACACCCGCCTGCTTTCAACGTCTGGATGAATTCAAACGCAGCCTGGCGGGCCGCACCGGCTGCGGCCTGTGCGGGGTGGATCGTCTGGAGCATGCCATCCGTCCACTTCATCCTGTCAAAAGCCAACTTTCAGTAAAGGCAGAAGTTATCCACGACAGCATGCAAAGATTAAAGGCTGAACAGGTACAAAATCACATCACAGGCGCTTTGCATGCCGCCGCTTTTGTCGCACCCGATGGAAAAATCCTTTGTGTCCGTGAAGATATCGGCCGCCATAATGCCCTCGACAAACTGATCGGCCATATGATGCGCCACAAGATTGCCCCGGCAGACGGCTTTGCTCTGATCACCAGCCGCTGCAGTTTCGAAATGGTCCATAAGTGTGCCAGTTTCGGCATTCCGGTACTGGCCGCAGTTTCAGCCACCACCGATCTCGCCATCCATCTGGCCCAGGATGCCGACCTTACGCTTGTCGCCTTCGCCCGCAAGGAAGGCATGAACATTTATTGCGACCCCAAAGGCCGGATCAATTTTGCACAGGAAGGCATATGA